From a region of the Desulfotomaculum sp. genome:
- a CDS encoding siroheme synthase translates to MAYCYPVSLITKDRKCLVIGGGAVAERKVFSLLKSGARVEIISLKITSKLKKLIQKGLITYRQGDYDPADLAGTFLVIGATSSKDVNRRIAADCFERNILVNIVDDPEVCSFFVPAVVKRGSFQIAVSTDGKSPLLARKIKESLQKKYGPEYGKLTDLLGAIRLKMHSAAENKGAGRVIIENLLDDDLLKMVEQGQWNQARERIINDVYRSGRRQP, encoded by the coding sequence ATGGCTTATTGCTATCCTGTTTCTTTAATAACGAAAGACCGGAAGTGCCTGGTAATTGGCGGGGGCGCAGTTGCTGAGCGTAAGGTTTTTTCTTTGCTGAAAAGCGGAGCCAGGGTAGAAATAATAAGCTTAAAAATTACTTCAAAATTAAAAAAACTTATTCAAAAAGGATTAATCACATACCGCCAGGGAGATTATGATCCTGCCGATCTTGCCGGAACCTTTCTGGTAATCGGAGCCACCAGCAGCAAAGACGTTAACCGCAGGATAGCGGCGGATTGTTTTGAAAGAAACATACTGGTGAATATTGTGGATGATCCGGAAGTGTGCAGTTTTTTCGTGCCGGCTGTAGTTAAACGTGGCTCCTTTCAGATTGCGGTTTCTACAGACGGCAAAAGTCCTTTATTGGCAAGGAAAATTAAAGAATCCCTGCAGAAAAAATATGGTCCGGAATATGGAAAACTCACCGATCTGCTTGGCGCAATCCGTCTTAAAATGCATAGCGCAGCTGAAAATAAAGGCGCCGGCCGTGTTATTATAGAAAATCTTCTTGATGATGATCTTTTGAAAATGGTCGAACAGGGTCAGTGGAATCAAGCGAGGGAGCGTATAATAAACGATGTTTATCGTAGCGGTAGGCGTCAGCCATAG